The DNA window GCTTCAACATTTCTCTCATCTCACTCAGATCAGACGCTTGCGAAGTATTCAAACCCTGAGGACCACACTGTACTCCAAACTGCATGCCCAAGGCGGAGGGGACGGAATGACTTCGGCCCCTAGCACCCCCAGGCAAACCCTCACGCTCCCACCGGATGGCCTCGCCCCTGACCTCAAGTAGAACCATAGTAGGCTTCCGGCGCACCAACTGTTTTAGCTCACGGCGGAGAGCACCTTCAAACACGTGCTCTACAAACTGGTCGCGCAACAATACTTCAGAATTTGGCATGCCATTAGGGGCACTCTGTTTCACGGCTGCCATAAGACTCATTAGGGCAAGGGAAAACTCTTGCAGTGTCTCTCCGTCCTGCTGCCGTCTAGAAAAGAAAGCTTCCTGGAGGGCTACGTATGACTCATAACAACCATACAACTCCTGTAATGCCTCTATAATTTTGGTTGGGTCACCTCGCTCTGTACTAGGCCGATGCTTTATTTCTTCGCGTGCTTCCCCCTCCAAATGGTCAAACAAGAAAAAGGCCTGATCGGCAACAGACAGATGGCGCGCCCTCATGCAGGCCTGCACCTCATCAAGCCACTCTGTGAGCCCTATACCTGATCTACCCCGAAACGTGGGACATTTTCTATCTCGAGGTACAACA is part of the Pungitius pungitius chromosome 2, fPunPun2.1, whole genome shotgun sequence genome and encodes:
- the LOC134121324 gene encoding uncharacterized protein LOC134121324, with product MGEELQELRDLVAQLRADNERMRQEQNVNTPGPSSAAPTIPTVNAPVTERLIVVPRDRKCPTFRGRSGIGLTEWLDEVQACMRARHLSVADQAFFLFDHLEGEAREEIKHRPSTERGDPTKIIEALQELYGCYESYVALQEAFFSRRQQDGETLQEFSLALMSLMAAVKQSAPNGMPNSEVLLRDQFVEHVFEGALRRELKQLVRRKPTMVLLEVRGEAIRWEREGLPGGARGRSHSVPSALGMQFGVQCGPQGLNTSQASDLSEMREMLKLQQEQLNQLTQSIALLQSSQPRNRPPYKGPVICRRCQQPGHFARECEGIRAPPHTEPVLSAHQQSSRQLRHLSEN